The Rhododendron vialii isolate Sample 1 chromosome 6a, ASM3025357v1 genome includes a window with the following:
- the LOC131330441 gene encoding electron transfer flavoprotein subunit alpha, mitochondrial, producing the protein MATRAILRAFRDRSITSRAASNYRLLSTLVLAEHEGGSVKTSSVSAVEAAKYLSEDNSVSILLAGSGPSLQKAAEHAASCHPSVSQVLMSDSEKLKYPLAEPWARLVHLVQKKGSYSHIIAASGSFGKNILPRAAALLDVSPVTDVTEISGSNQFVRPIYAGNALCTVQYTGSNPCMLTIRSTSFPVAPSDNARSSAAPILQVDLSTFGEEGMEKSRYIKQSSQDTERPDLGNARVVVTGGRGLKNTENFKMIERLAEKLGAAVGATRAAVDAGFVPNELQVGQTGKIVAPELYIAFGVSGAIQHLAGMRDSKVIVAVNKDSDAPIFQVADYGLVGDLFEVIPELLQKLPEKK; encoded by the exons ATGGCTACTCGTGCAATCCTCAGAGCTTTCAGAGATCGTTCAATCACTTCCCGCGCAGCCTCAAATTACAGACTT CTTAGCACATTGGTTTTAGCTGAACATGAAGGTGGTTCTGTCAAGACCTCATCTGTGAGTGCAGTAGAGGCTGCAAAATATCTAAGCGAGGACAATTCTGTTTCTATACTACTTGCCGGATCAGGCCCTTCCCTTCAAAAGGCTGCTGAGCATGCTGCTTCATGTCACCCTTCCGTTTCTCAG GTGCTCATGTCTGATTCAGAAAAACTTAAATATCCTTTGGCAGAACCTTGGGCCAGATTAGTTCATTTGGTCCAGAAGAAAGGCAGCTACTCACACATAATTGCTGCTTCAGgttcttttggaaaaaatataCTTCCTCGGGCAGCTGCCCTTCTAGATGTTTCTCCAGTTACGGATGTCACCGAAATCTCTGGATCTAATCAATTCGTCAG GCCAATTTATGCTGGGAATGCTCTATGTACAGTTCAGTATACTGGTTCCAACCCTTGCATGTTGACAATTAGGTCCACATCTTTTCCAGTGGCTCCATCAGATAATGCAAGGTCTAGTGCAGCTCCAATTCTCCAGGTTGACCTCTCAACCTTTGGTGAAG AGGGAATGGAGAAATCTAGATACATAAAGCAAAGCTCTCAGGATACAGAGCGGCCAGATCTTGGAAATGCACGTGTAGTGGTTACTGGGGGGCGAGGGTTGAAAAACACTGAGAATTTCAAAATGATAGAGAGGCTTGCGGAGAAGCTTGGCGCAGCAG TTGGGGCTACTAGAGCGGCCGTGGATGCAGGATTTGTCCCCAATGAACTCCAG GTCGGTCAAACGGGAAAGATTGTTGCCCCAGAATTGTATATTGCTTTTGGTGTTTCTGGAGCCATTCAACACTTGGCAGGCATGAGAGATTCTAAGGTCATTGTTGCGGTAAACAAAGATTCAGATGCACCAATATTCCAG GTTGCTGATTACGGACTTGTCGGAGATCTATTTGAGGTGATCCCAGAGTTATTACAGAAGCTTCCCGAGAAAAAATAG
- the LOC131330442 gene encoding vascular-related unknown protein 4-like isoform X1 yields the protein MENSKTSMSCKSICPKAKPEDCSDNEESTWTFYLEDYFLRDNKKEHNGYDLSSGYGSPNSLVSDAASSVGKKSADKNGEKSLSFKKRKKTKWALVDFDGHDHALQDTASSPANGPKVCCLDQPDMNRRGNDDMENVSEEKGNSISGGQTNERSTHRAVHGPDPTRPPNPTRPPT from the exons ATGGAGAACTCTAAGACATCCATGAGCTGCAAATCTATCTGTCCGAAAGCAAAACCAGAAGATTGCTCTGACAATGAAGAGAGTACTTGGACTTTTTATCTTGAAGACTACTTCTTGCGTGATAACAAGAAGGAGCATAATGGCTATGATCTGTCTTCTGGATATGGAAGCCCTAATTCTCTAGTTTCTGATGCTGCTTCCTCTGTGGGAAAGAAGTCTGCGGATAAAAATGGTGAAAAGAGCTTGAGTTtcaagaagaggaagaaaactaAGTGGGCTTTGGTTGATTTTGACGGTCATGATCATGCTTTGCAGGATACTGCTAGTTCTCCTGCTAATGGTCCCAAG GTTTGCTGTTTGGATCAACCTGATATGAATCGACGAGGGAACGATGATATGGAAAATGTTTCagag GAGAAAGGCAATTCTATTTCTGGCGGCCAAACAAATGAGAGAAGTACTCATAGGGCTGTCCATgggcccgacccgacccgaccacccaacccgacccgaccacCAACATAA
- the LOC131330442 gene encoding vascular-related unknown protein 4-like isoform X2: MENSKTSMSCKSICPKAKPEDCSDNEESTWTFYLEDYFLRDNKKEHNGYDLSSGYGSPNSLVSDAASSVGKKSADKNGEKSLSFKKRKKTKWALVDFDGHDHALQDTASSPANGPKEKGNSISGGQTNERSTHRAVHGPDPTRPPNPTRPPT; encoded by the exons ATGGAGAACTCTAAGACATCCATGAGCTGCAAATCTATCTGTCCGAAAGCAAAACCAGAAGATTGCTCTGACAATGAAGAGAGTACTTGGACTTTTTATCTTGAAGACTACTTCTTGCGTGATAACAAGAAGGAGCATAATGGCTATGATCTGTCTTCTGGATATGGAAGCCCTAATTCTCTAGTTTCTGATGCTGCTTCCTCTGTGGGAAAGAAGTCTGCGGATAAAAATGGTGAAAAGAGCTTGAGTTtcaagaagaggaagaaaactaAGTGGGCTTTGGTTGATTTTGACGGTCATGATCATGCTTTGCAGGATACTGCTAGTTCTCCTGCTAATGGTCCCAAG GAGAAAGGCAATTCTATTTCTGGCGGCCAAACAAATGAGAGAAGTACTCATAGGGCTGTCCATgggcccgacccgacccgaccacccaacccgacccgaccacCAACATAA